One genomic window of Pelodiscus sinensis isolate JC-2024 chromosome 14, ASM4963464v1, whole genome shotgun sequence includes the following:
- the LOC106732627 gene encoding uncharacterized protein C15orf61 homolog gives MPLRRLHEAALRLLLAPGGGGGAKPPASEVLSQHLRQRGLPPWTSYCVKYSAVRNDQFGRSHFNWQVDGANYHVLRTGCFPFIKYHCARGARRDLALQDAAFTALKLLNAGIPTLLYGIGSWFLVSVTETVHTSCGPVTIYFLNKEDEGAMY, from the exons ATGCCCCTGCGGCGGCTGCACGAGGCCGCGCTGCGCCTGCTCCTCgcgcccggcggggggggcggcGCCAAGCCCCCGGCCTCGGAGGTGCTGAGCCAGCACCTGCGGCAGCGCGGCCTGCCCCCCTGGACCTCGTACTGCGTCAAGTACAGCGCCGTGCGCAACGACCAGTTCGGCCGCTCGCACTTCAACTGGCAGGTGGACGGCGCCAACTACCACGTGCTGCGCACCGGCTGCTTCCCCTTCATCAAGTACCACTGCGCGCGCGGCGCCCGCCGCGACCTGGCCCTGCAGGACGCCGCCTTCACCGCCCTCAAGCTGCTCAACGCGG GCATCCCAACTTTATTATATGGAATTGGCTCCTGGTTTCTTGTCAGTGTCACAGAGACTGTTCACACAAGTTGTGGCCCAGTAACTATTTATTTTCTGAATAAAGAAGATGAAGGTGCCATGTACTGA